The Phyllopteryx taeniolatus isolate TA_2022b chromosome 14, UOR_Ptae_1.2, whole genome shotgun sequence genome has a window encoding:
- the ss18 gene encoding protein SSXT isoform X2, protein MSVAFAPHRQRGKGDITPAGIQKLLDENNHLIQSIMDFQSKGKTTECSQYQQILHRNLVYLATIADSNQNMQSLLPAPPTQNMPMGPGGMSQSGGPPQPSHGHNMPSEGMVGCGPPAPHMQNQMNGQMPGPNHMPMQGPGPGPNQPPNMPAGSMNMPPSSHGSMGGYNHAVPSSQGMPAQSQMNMTQGQPMGNYGPRPNMNMQPNQGPMMHQQPPSQQYNMPPGGGGQHYQGQQNPMGMMGQVNQGNHVMGQRPMPPYRPPQQGPPQQYPGQEDYYGDQYSHAGQGASEGNAQYGQQQEAYQQGPPPQQGYPPQQQYPGQQGYPPQQQGYGPSQNAPGQYPNYPQGQGQQYGGYRPPQPGPPQGQQQRPYGYDQGQYGNYQQ, encoded by the exons ATGTCGGTGGCGTTCGCACCTCATAGGCAGCGTGGGAAGGGCGATATTACCCCCGCCGGAATACAGAAG ttacttgatgAAAATAACCATTTGATTCAGAGTATTATGGACTTCCAGAGCAAGGGCAAAACAACAGAGTGTTCACA GTATCAACAAATACTGCACAGAAATTTAGTGTACCTGGCCACAATAGCAGACTCTAATCAGAACATGCAATCTCTCCTCCCAGCA CCACCCACTCAAAACATGCCCATGGGCCCGGGTGGGATGAGCCAAAGCGGAGGTCCGCCTCAGCCCAGTCATGGTCACAACATGCCCTCCGAGGGTATGGTCGGCTGCGGCCCTCCGGCCCCACACATGCAGAACCAGATGAATGGACAGATGCCTG GGCCCAATCACATGCCCATGCAGGGCCCCGGTCCAGGCCCTAACCAGCCCCCGAACATGCCCGCCGGCTCCATGAACATGCCTCCGAGCAGCCACGGCTCGATGGGCGGCTACAACCACGCTGTCCCGTCGTCGCAGGGCATGCCAGCGCAAAGCCAGATGAACATGACGCAGGGCCAGCCCATGGGCAACTACGGACCGCGACCCAACATGAACATGCAGCCCAATCAAG GTCCCATGATGCATCAACAGCCTCCCTCCCAGCAGTACAACATGCCTCCGGGCGGTGGCGGCCAGCACTACCAAGGGCAGCAGAACCCAATGGGCATGATGGGCCAGGTTAACCAGGGCAATCATGTCATGGGACAGAGGCCGATGCCCCCGTATAGGCCGCCTCAGCAAG gACCCCCTCAGCAGTACCCAGGGCAGGAAGACTACTATGGGGACCAGTACAGTCACGCAGGACAGGGAGCCTCAGAAG GTAATGCCCAGTACGGCCAACAGCAAGAGGCTTACCAGCAAGGCCCCCCGCCACAGCAGGGTTACCCTCCTCAGCAGCAGTACCCAGGTCAGCAGGGCTACCCGCCGCAGCAGCAGGGCTACG gtcctTCCCAGAATGCCCCGGGACAGTACCCCAACTACCCCCAGGGACAGGGACAGCAGTACGGTGGCTATCGCCCCCCTCAGCCCGGACCCCCGCAGGGCCAGCAGCAGCGCCCTTACGGCTACGACCAG GGCCAGTATGGAAATTACCAGCAATGA
- the ss18 gene encoding protein SSXT isoform X5 encodes MSVAFAPHRQRGKGDITPAGIQKLLDENNHLIQSIMDFQSKGKTTECSQYQQILHRNLVYLATIADSNQNMQSLLPAPPTQNMPMGPGGMSQSGGPPQPSHGHNMPSEGMVGCGPPAPHMQNQMNGQMPGPNHMPMQGPGPGPNQPPNMPAGSMNMPPSSHGSMGGYNHAVPSSQGMPAQSQMNMTQGQPMGNYGPRPNMNMQPNQGPMMHQQPPSQQYNMPPGGGGQHYQGQQNPMGMMGQVNQGNHVMGQRPMPPYRPPQQGNAQYGQQQEAYQQGPPPQQGYPPQQQYPGQQGYPPQQQGYGPSQNAPGQYPNYPQGQGQQYGGYRPPQPGPPQGQQQRPYGYDQGQYGNYQQ; translated from the exons ATGTCGGTGGCGTTCGCACCTCATAGGCAGCGTGGGAAGGGCGATATTACCCCCGCCGGAATACAGAAG ttacttgatgAAAATAACCATTTGATTCAGAGTATTATGGACTTCCAGAGCAAGGGCAAAACAACAGAGTGTTCACA GTATCAACAAATACTGCACAGAAATTTAGTGTACCTGGCCACAATAGCAGACTCTAATCAGAACATGCAATCTCTCCTCCCAGCA CCACCCACTCAAAACATGCCCATGGGCCCGGGTGGGATGAGCCAAAGCGGAGGTCCGCCTCAGCCCAGTCATGGTCACAACATGCCCTCCGAGGGTATGGTCGGCTGCGGCCCTCCGGCCCCACACATGCAGAACCAGATGAATGGACAGATGCCTG GGCCCAATCACATGCCCATGCAGGGCCCCGGTCCAGGCCCTAACCAGCCCCCGAACATGCCCGCCGGCTCCATGAACATGCCTCCGAGCAGCCACGGCTCGATGGGCGGCTACAACCACGCTGTCCCGTCGTCGCAGGGCATGCCAGCGCAAAGCCAGATGAACATGACGCAGGGCCAGCCCATGGGCAACTACGGACCGCGACCCAACATGAACATGCAGCCCAATCAAG GTCCCATGATGCATCAACAGCCTCCCTCCCAGCAGTACAACATGCCTCCGGGCGGTGGCGGCCAGCACTACCAAGGGCAGCAGAACCCAATGGGCATGATGGGCCAGGTTAACCAGGGCAATCATGTCATGGGACAGAGGCCGATGCCCCCGTATAGGCCGCCTCAGCAAG GTAATGCCCAGTACGGCCAACAGCAAGAGGCTTACCAGCAAGGCCCCCCGCCACAGCAGGGTTACCCTCCTCAGCAGCAGTACCCAGGTCAGCAGGGCTACCCGCCGCAGCAGCAGGGCTACG gtcctTCCCAGAATGCCCCGGGACAGTACCCCAACTACCCCCAGGGACAGGGACAGCAGTACGGTGGCTATCGCCCCCCTCAGCCCGGACCCCCGCAGGGCCAGCAGCAGCGCCCTTACGGCTACGACCAG GGCCAGTATGGAAATTACCAGCAATGA
- the ss18 gene encoding protein SSXT isoform X6: protein MDFQSKGKTTECSQYQQILHRNLVYLATIADSNQNMQSLLPAPPTQNMPMGPGGMSQSGGPPQPSHGHNMPSEGMVGCGPPAPHMQNQMNGQMPGPNHMPMQGPGPGPNQPPNMPAGSMNMPPSSHGSMGGYNHAVPSSQGMPAQSQMNMTQGQPMGNYGPRPNMNMQPNQGPMMHQQPPSQQYNMPPGGGGQHYQGQQNPMGMMGQVNQGNHVMGQRPMPPYRPPQQGPPQQYPGQEDYYGDQYSHAGQGASEGNAQYGQQQEAYQQGPPPQQGYPPQQQYPGQQGYPPQQQGYGPSQNAPGQYPNYPQGQGQQYGGYRPPQPGPPQGQQQRPYGYDQGQYGNYQQ, encoded by the exons ATGGACTTCCAGAGCAAGGGCAAAACAACAGAGTGTTCACA GTATCAACAAATACTGCACAGAAATTTAGTGTACCTGGCCACAATAGCAGACTCTAATCAGAACATGCAATCTCTCCTCCCAGCA CCACCCACTCAAAACATGCCCATGGGCCCGGGTGGGATGAGCCAAAGCGGAGGTCCGCCTCAGCCCAGTCATGGTCACAACATGCCCTCCGAGGGTATGGTCGGCTGCGGCCCTCCGGCCCCACACATGCAGAACCAGATGAATGGACAGATGCCTG GGCCCAATCACATGCCCATGCAGGGCCCCGGTCCAGGCCCTAACCAGCCCCCGAACATGCCCGCCGGCTCCATGAACATGCCTCCGAGCAGCCACGGCTCGATGGGCGGCTACAACCACGCTGTCCCGTCGTCGCAGGGCATGCCAGCGCAAAGCCAGATGAACATGACGCAGGGCCAGCCCATGGGCAACTACGGACCGCGACCCAACATGAACATGCAGCCCAATCAAG GTCCCATGATGCATCAACAGCCTCCCTCCCAGCAGTACAACATGCCTCCGGGCGGTGGCGGCCAGCACTACCAAGGGCAGCAGAACCCAATGGGCATGATGGGCCAGGTTAACCAGGGCAATCATGTCATGGGACAGAGGCCGATGCCCCCGTATAGGCCGCCTCAGCAAG gACCCCCTCAGCAGTACCCAGGGCAGGAAGACTACTATGGGGACCAGTACAGTCACGCAGGACAGGGAGCCTCAGAAG GTAATGCCCAGTACGGCCAACAGCAAGAGGCTTACCAGCAAGGCCCCCCGCCACAGCAGGGTTACCCTCCTCAGCAGCAGTACCCAGGTCAGCAGGGCTACCCGCCGCAGCAGCAGGGCTACG gtcctTCCCAGAATGCCCCGGGACAGTACCCCAACTACCCCCAGGGACAGGGACAGCAGTACGGTGGCTATCGCCCCCCTCAGCCCGGACCCCCGCAGGGCCAGCAGCAGCGCCCTTACGGCTACGACCAG GGCCAGTATGGAAATTACCAGCAATGA
- the ss18 gene encoding protein SSXT isoform X4: protein MSVAFAPHRQRGKGDITPAGIQKLLDENNHLIQSIMDFQSKGKTTECSQYQQILHRNLVYLATIADSNQNMQSLLPAPPTQNMPMGPGGMSQSGGPPQPSHGHNMPSEGMVGCGPPAPHMQNQMNGQMPGPNHMPMQGPGPGPNQPPNMPAGSMNMPPSSHGSMGGYNHAVPSSQGMPAQSQMNMTQGQPMGNYGPRPNMNMQPNQGPMMHQQPPSQQYNMPPGGGGQHYQGQQNPMGMMGQVNQGNHVMGQRPMPPYRPPQQGPPQQYPGQEDYYGDQYSHAGQGASEGNAQYGQQQEAYQQGPPPQQGYPPQQQYPGQQGYPPQQQGYGPSQNAPGQYPNYPQGQGQQYGGYRPPQPGPPQGQQQRPYGYDQGHMRK, encoded by the exons ATGTCGGTGGCGTTCGCACCTCATAGGCAGCGTGGGAAGGGCGATATTACCCCCGCCGGAATACAGAAG ttacttgatgAAAATAACCATTTGATTCAGAGTATTATGGACTTCCAGAGCAAGGGCAAAACAACAGAGTGTTCACA GTATCAACAAATACTGCACAGAAATTTAGTGTACCTGGCCACAATAGCAGACTCTAATCAGAACATGCAATCTCTCCTCCCAGCA CCACCCACTCAAAACATGCCCATGGGCCCGGGTGGGATGAGCCAAAGCGGAGGTCCGCCTCAGCCCAGTCATGGTCACAACATGCCCTCCGAGGGTATGGTCGGCTGCGGCCCTCCGGCCCCACACATGCAGAACCAGATGAATGGACAGATGCCTG GGCCCAATCACATGCCCATGCAGGGCCCCGGTCCAGGCCCTAACCAGCCCCCGAACATGCCCGCCGGCTCCATGAACATGCCTCCGAGCAGCCACGGCTCGATGGGCGGCTACAACCACGCTGTCCCGTCGTCGCAGGGCATGCCAGCGCAAAGCCAGATGAACATGACGCAGGGCCAGCCCATGGGCAACTACGGACCGCGACCCAACATGAACATGCAGCCCAATCAAG GTCCCATGATGCATCAACAGCCTCCCTCCCAGCAGTACAACATGCCTCCGGGCGGTGGCGGCCAGCACTACCAAGGGCAGCAGAACCCAATGGGCATGATGGGCCAGGTTAACCAGGGCAATCATGTCATGGGACAGAGGCCGATGCCCCCGTATAGGCCGCCTCAGCAAG gACCCCCTCAGCAGTACCCAGGGCAGGAAGACTACTATGGGGACCAGTACAGTCACGCAGGACAGGGAGCCTCAGAAG GTAATGCCCAGTACGGCCAACAGCAAGAGGCTTACCAGCAAGGCCCCCCGCCACAGCAGGGTTACCCTCCTCAGCAGCAGTACCCAGGTCAGCAGGGCTACCCGCCGCAGCAGCAGGGCTACG gtcctTCCCAGAATGCCCCGGGACAGTACCCCAACTACCCCCAGGGACAGGGACAGCAGTACGGTGGCTATCGCCCCCCTCAGCCCGGACCCCCGCAGGGCCAGCAGCAGCGCCCTTACGGCTACGACCAG GGGCACATGAGGAAATAA
- the ss18 gene encoding protein SSXT isoform X3: MSVAFAPHRQRGKGDITPAGIQKLLDENNHLIQSIMDFQSKGKTTECSQYQQILHRNLVYLATIADSNQNMQSLLPAPPTQNMPMGPGGMSQSGGPPQPSHGHNMPSEGMVGCGPPAPHMQNQMNGQMPGPNHMPMQGPGPGPNQPPNMPAGSMNMPPSSHGSMGGYNHAVPSSQGMPAQSQMNMTQGQPMGNYGPRPNMNMQPNQGPMMHQQPPSQQYNMPPGGGGQHYQGQQNPMGMMGQVNQGNHVMGQRPMPPYRPPQQGPPQQYPGQEDYYGDQYSHAGQGASEGNAQYGQQQEAYQQGPPPQQGYPPQQQYPGQQGYPPQQQGYGPSQNAPGQYPNYPQGQGQQYGGYRPPQPGPPQGQQQRPYGYDQVSMGPAL, from the exons ATGTCGGTGGCGTTCGCACCTCATAGGCAGCGTGGGAAGGGCGATATTACCCCCGCCGGAATACAGAAG ttacttgatgAAAATAACCATTTGATTCAGAGTATTATGGACTTCCAGAGCAAGGGCAAAACAACAGAGTGTTCACA GTATCAACAAATACTGCACAGAAATTTAGTGTACCTGGCCACAATAGCAGACTCTAATCAGAACATGCAATCTCTCCTCCCAGCA CCACCCACTCAAAACATGCCCATGGGCCCGGGTGGGATGAGCCAAAGCGGAGGTCCGCCTCAGCCCAGTCATGGTCACAACATGCCCTCCGAGGGTATGGTCGGCTGCGGCCCTCCGGCCCCACACATGCAGAACCAGATGAATGGACAGATGCCTG GGCCCAATCACATGCCCATGCAGGGCCCCGGTCCAGGCCCTAACCAGCCCCCGAACATGCCCGCCGGCTCCATGAACATGCCTCCGAGCAGCCACGGCTCGATGGGCGGCTACAACCACGCTGTCCCGTCGTCGCAGGGCATGCCAGCGCAAAGCCAGATGAACATGACGCAGGGCCAGCCCATGGGCAACTACGGACCGCGACCCAACATGAACATGCAGCCCAATCAAG GTCCCATGATGCATCAACAGCCTCCCTCCCAGCAGTACAACATGCCTCCGGGCGGTGGCGGCCAGCACTACCAAGGGCAGCAGAACCCAATGGGCATGATGGGCCAGGTTAACCAGGGCAATCATGTCATGGGACAGAGGCCGATGCCCCCGTATAGGCCGCCTCAGCAAG gACCCCCTCAGCAGTACCCAGGGCAGGAAGACTACTATGGGGACCAGTACAGTCACGCAGGACAGGGAGCCTCAGAAG GTAATGCCCAGTACGGCCAACAGCAAGAGGCTTACCAGCAAGGCCCCCCGCCACAGCAGGGTTACCCTCCTCAGCAGCAGTACCCAGGTCAGCAGGGCTACCCGCCGCAGCAGCAGGGCTACG gtcctTCCCAGAATGCCCCGGGACAGTACCCCAACTACCCCCAGGGACAGGGACAGCAGTACGGTGGCTATCGCCCCCCTCAGCCCGGACCCCCGCAGGGCCAGCAGCAGCGCCCTTACGGCTACGACCAGGTGAGTATGGGCCCAGCACTGTGA
- the ss18 gene encoding protein SSXT isoform X1 translates to MQISDATAVTMVMRRQQKHSSESSRANTKATHNRCHFSEALQGRRFKPLMASAGEVVETLVESNCEEQTESGDEQVEEAVHVSAASDFWSSPLLPESYRHNSVEEVRLLAIADNFQRQYRLLCPERKPLLLCPINECGVQKFVSTTLRPTMTSYPELLNWEGCASFVADFLSMNPLEPPGELPKFLFSATSVLRSQTATCFEYAAVLCSLLLGANYDAYCVSGYASKEMCLLDQRLQACPLLDAKVKATGSDMLADSEHGMRFQREPKSRFLTQQAKKKQEEAEAKAKQQEEVPQPPVDPLRGLRIHCWVLVLAGCRSIQEDLFIDPPTGRSFGTAYEHFLGVESVWNNLNYYVNMQDCKAGCAELVYDLHDIKLWEPVLFGVTSKRQLSIDLLKRKEMKMMGMTWEEEEEEEGRVFEMPRSWVTSISISKQDLETRWPGGWKLTRYKKAELERFAPHLRLDGLVTRLSTYKDLDCTEVVTVKEWYQGRNDHLREREVNKVTGITTERFTPGRHFHLLFHRFTSTPTDGAEHEMEFSSARVDGLVRRVDTPEEMTESFKGREDFLYYRKVIFDRNVQLPEEPTKMEPGERPLLKVLEHFHRNPRKDANEDVAERVFVASQRRIEVKYHLEEHRFVPCMRTFIKPRESNDQQNKAEDFTADMVSGFHVDPAQKPLHALALYDLLSDLVKAEKDVALQIKSSKKEVRDIVACREQEEADILLHFSPWTTTGAAKARSLQEEMERVAAEEQQWLQEKEHDFLAPFLIGLYDIEIVSGDDAQRLYDDSLADFKQQMIAQSELIQERHNQAIQALQKKQEHYQENQQNMSHQEEKEYQAYCAQHTFQIHIAQKRLSMHNRSAAQKYRALDQRLKQDPRLAPYLLN, encoded by the coding sequence ATGCAAATTAGTGACGCAACAGCTGTAACCATGGTGATGAGACGACAACAGAAACACTCCAGTGAAAGCAGCCGAGCTAACACAAAAGCCACTCACAACCGCTGCCATTTTAGTGAAGCTCTCCAGGGCAGACGATTCAAGCCACTGATGGCCAGCGCAGGTGAAGTGGTGGAGACACTGGTGGAGTCCAACTGTGAGGAGCAAACAGAAAGTGGAGacgagcaggtggaggaagctGTTCATGTCTCAGCTGCGAGTGATTTCTGGTCCAGTCCGCTCCTTCCTGAATCATACAGGCATAATTCTGTAGAGGAAGTCCGGCTGCTTGCCATCGCTGACAACTTCCAGCGTCAGTATCGTCTTTTGTGTCCCGAACGCAAACCTCTGCTGCTCTGCCCCATCAACGAATGTGGTGTCCAGAAGTTTGTGTCGACCACTCTTCGCCCCACCATGACGAGCTATCCTGAACTGCTCAACTGGGAAGGATGTGCTTCGTTTGTGGCCGACTTCCTGTCGATGAATCCTTTGGAGCCACCTGGAGAGCTCCCCAAGTTCTTGTTCTCAGCCACCTCAGTTTTGCGCAGTCAGACGGCAACCTGTTTCGAGTATGCTGCCGTACTGTGCAGTCTGCTGCTGGGAGCCAACTACGATGCCTACTGTGTTAGCGGCTACGCTAGCAAGGAGATGTGTCTGCTAGACCAAAGACTGCAAGCGTGCCCCTTGCTGGACGCCAAGGTTAAGGCCACGGGTTCTGACATGCTGGCCGACAGTGAGCATGGGATGAGATTTCAGCGTGAGCCGAAGAGTCGCTTCTTAACACAACAGGCCAAGAAGAAACAGGAAGAGGCTGAAGCCAAAGCCAAGCAACAAGAGGAGGTTCCTCAGCCACCTGTCGACCCCCTGCGGGGTTTGCGGATCCACTGCTGGGTCCTGGTGTTGGCTGGGTGTCGCAGCATCCAGGAGGACCTCTTCATTGACCCGCCGACAGGAAGGAGCTTCGGCACCGCATATGAACATTTTCTGGGTGTGGAGAGCGTATGGAACAACCTCAACTACTACGTCAACATGCAGGACTGCAAGGCCGGCTGTGCTGAGCTGGTGTATGACCTGCATGACATCAAATTGTGGGAGCCTGTCTTGTTTGGCGTCACCAGTAAAAGACAACTGAGCATCGACCTCCTCAAGAGGAAAGAGATGAAAATGATGGGCATGACttgggaggaagaagaggaagaggagggccgAGTCTTTGAGATGCCAAGATCCTGGGTCACTTCCATAAGCATTTCCAAACAAGACTTGGAAACCCGTTGGCCAGGAGGCTGGAAGTTGACTCGTTACAAGAAAGCCGAACTGGAGAGGTTTGCACCTCACCTGCGATTGGACGGTCTGGTGACCCGACTGAGCACCTACAAGGACCTGGACTGCACAGAGGTAGTGACTGTGAAAGAATGGTACCAGGGCAGAAACGACCACCTGAGGGAGCGAGAGGTCAACAAGGTGACAGGCATCACCACCGAGCGCTTCACGCCGGGACGACACTTTCACCTTTTATTTCACAGGTTCACGTCCACTCCAACAGATGGCGCTGAGCACGAGATGGAATTCAGTAGCGCACGCGTGGACGGCCTGGTGCGGCGCGTGGACACACCAGAGGAGATGACTGAGAGCTTCAAAGGCCGCGAGGACTTCCTTTACTACAGAAAAGTCATCTTCGATCGCAATGTCCAATTGCCAGAGGAACCCACCAAGATGGAGCCAGGAGAGCGACCCCTGCTGAAAGTGTTGGAGCATTTCCACAGGAATCCAAGGAAAGATGCCAACGAGGACGTCGCTGAGCGAGTGTTTGTGGCGTCGCAGAGGAGGATCGAGGTGAAATACCATCTGGAGGAGCACCGCTTCGTCCCGTGCATGAGGACCTTTATCAAACCGCGAGAGTCAAATGACCAGCAAAACAAGGCTGAAGACTTTACGGCCGACATGGTTTCCGGCTTCCACGTAGATCCCGCCCAGAAGCCCCTCCACGCACTGGCTCTCTACGACCTTCTATCAGACCTCGTCAAGGCTGAGAAGGACGTggctctccagatcaagagcTCCAAGAAAGAGGTGCGAGACATCGTGGCCTGCAGGGAGCAGGAGGAGGCGGACATTCTTCTTCACTTCTCCCCGTGGACCACCACCGGTGCGGCCAAGGCCCGCAGTCTCCAAGAAGAAATGGAGCGCGTGGCAGCCGAGGAGCAGCAATGGTTGCAGGAGAAAGAACATGATTTCCTGGCTCCCTTCCTCATCGGACTGTACGACATCGAGATTGTGAGCGGCGATGATGCGCAGCGTCTATACGACGATAGCTTGGCCGACTTCAAGCAGCAAATGATCGCACAGTCGGAACTTATCCAGGAACGTCACAACCAGGCAATACAGGCACTGCAGAAGAAACAGGAACATTACCAGGAGAACCAGCAGAACATGAGTCACCAGGAGGAGAAGGAGTACCAGGCCTACTGCGCCCAGCACACCTTTCAGATACACATCGCCCAGAAACGCCTCAGCATGCACAACAGGTCAGCGGCTCAAAAGTACCGTGCACTGGATCAGAGGCTCAAACAAGACCCCCGACTGGCCCCTTACCTACTCAACTGA
- the psma8 gene encoding proteasome subunit alpha-type 8: MAARYDRAITVFSPDGHLFQVEYAQEAVKKGSTAVGIRGKDIVVLGVEKKSVAKLQEERTVRKICALDEHVCMAFAGLTADARIVINRARVECQSHRLTVEDPVTVEYITRYIATLKQRYTQSNGRRPFGISALIVGFDDDGTPRLYQTDPSGTYHAWKANAIGRSAKTVREFLEKNYTDEAIAGDNEAIKLAIKALLEVVQSGGKNIELAVIRRNQPLKILESKEIETLVAEIEKEKEEEAEKKKQKKST, from the exons ATGGCGGCGAGATACGATAGAGCGATCACCGTCTTCTCCCCGGACGGACATCTCTTTCAAGTGGAGTACGCGCAAGAAGCTGTGAAGAAAGGCTCCACGGCG GTGGGAATCAGGGGAAAAGACATCGTCGTCCTCGGAGTTGAAAAGAAATCAGTagccaagttgcaggaggagaGAACCGTCCGCAAGATATGCGCCCTGGATGAGCACGTCTGCATGGCATTTGCAG GACTGACGGCAGACGCCCGTATCGTGATCAACAGAGCGCGTGTTGAGTGTCAGAGCCATCGGTTGACTGTGGAAGATCCCGTCACTGTGGAATACATCACACGTTACATAGCCACATTGAAGCAG CGCTACACCCAGAGCAACGGTCGCAGGCCATTCGGCATCTCTGCTTTGATTGTCGGCTTCGACGACGATGGGACTCCCAGGCTGTATCAAACTGACCCGTCGGGGACGTACCATGCCTGGAAG GCGAACGCGATTGGCCGCAGTGCCAAAACGGTGAGAGAATTTCTGGAGAAGAACTACACAGACGAAGCCATCGCTGGAGACAATGAGGCGATCAAGTTGGCAATCAAAGCTTTGCTCGAG GTGgtccagtcaggtgggaaaaaTATTGAACTGGCTGTTATCAGACGGAATCAACCACTGAAG ATCCTGGAGTCCAAGGAGATCGAGACGCTTGTGGCTGAgattgaaaaggaaaaagaggaagaggccgaaaagaagaagcagaaaaAGTCCACTTGA